The genomic DNA GTATACCTCGATCTTCTAGGTAAGCGGCTGCTTTCAAGGCTATTTTTTCTTCAATACCAAAGATATGGTAGATTCTCCTTGCCCAATCATGACGGTTGGAGAAACGAGAAACCTCTTTCATATATGCATTTTTTCGCGTGATTGTATCATTATTTACGTAATAACAGTAGCGTGGCTTGAAAATGGTGGCGTTCAATCGGCGCATCACAGTATTTTCATTACGATCCTGGTGGGAAATATTGATCTCTTTGCTAAACTCATCCTCAGAACGGGATGACCAATCAATCTCTTTTTGGACGAATGATTTTCCATCCGAGTGGCGATCGATTTCAAACGTTGATTCCGAAATCTTACGAATGTATATTTCTTCACCCAATTTCCTGAATTTGATCATGTCGTGGTCTGCAAGGGGAAGGGGTTGAAACAAGGGGCAACCGTACCCGACATCGACATAGTAATCGTTGCCTCCGTATTGGACCTTTATGCCGATGTGACCACTATGGACCCTCACCAATGAACATTCGAACCCAAGTGAACGTAACAATCTTGAAAAATGGATGTTTAATGGATAACAGGTGCCTCCCCATCCTTTTTCGATAAAATTCCAAAGAAATTCATCTGTATCCGGCAGGAAAGAGTCCCTTTCCAGGTGATCTTCAGCAAAGTGGTATTTACTGAAGTTTTCATAGGGTATGGTATGTAGGTGAGCTTTTATGAGTGTCTTCAAATAAGCCAGGTCTGCCCGAGCTTTTGGAATATGTAATACCTCTAAGTAACGGTCAGTGGTCTCGCGAGTCAGAAGATGCTGGAACGTAATCACGACAACCTCCTTGTGATATCTTCTTGATGTATTGAAATGGTACTTATAAATAGCAGTTCATAAGCTTTTCGGTTTAATTCTACAATAAAGCCTTTATTCCTTTCTTGTCTATATCGTTGATCAATTGAATCACAAATTTTCACAAGATAAATGGGGGTAGGTTCGCTCGTAAAAACCGTCTTCTATGTCATCATATCCTTATTATTCACGACGGTTTCACTATACTTCAAGAATACCATGGAAACGATAGTTGTAGATGAAATCATTTTGCAAGGCTTGACGGTTGGAGGATGGGTGTTTTTTTGGGAAGCCATAATGCACGCACCTGTAAAATTCAGATATAAATGAAGGTCCTTATCCGATTATTTGATGTATAATAGTGGAAGTTACATGTGGTTATGGGGAGGAGTCGGGCAGAGATGTTCGAATACATATGTGTTGATTGTGAACGGATTGAATATGCCATCGATATCGAGTTGAAGAAACGCTGTCATGATTGTGGATATTACATGGAGTGTCGTGAGCCTGTCCAAGAATGACTTAAGGCCTCCACCTCCGCAACAAAAGGCTGCACTTTTTGTGAGCTTTCGACAAATTTCCAAGGTATTTCCTGGGTAATCCTTCAGGTATATGACAGGAAAGTACAAATCTTTCAATTACTCTTCTTCACTGGGTGCATCTAACCATGACAGAGCTTCTTTTATCAATGTGTTCAGTTTACGATCAATGAAGTCTTCTCCATACTTTTCTTTCGCTTCTTCCAATTGTGAAACCACTTGATCATCGAGCTTGATGATCGGTTTATCTTCCTCGAGTTCATTGTAAAGCTCTATTACTGCATCCAATCCTTCTGAAATCTGGTCAATCGACCGGCTCAAATCATTATATTCTCGTTTATTCGCTTTCATAGAATGTTCTCCTCTCTACATGATGCAATTGAAAAAGGTTGACCCGTTATGTATCAAATATCCCATCCAGGTAGTGTTGATACGTGTATTCGGGGCCAACCTCATTTTCCCGGGTGTAGGGTTATCTTCCTCCACCTAATTGTTGTTGAGCCATCTGAACAAGGTGTTTTGTCATTTCTCCGCCCACCGAACCCTTCGAGCGGCAAGTTGTATCTGGACCAAGTTTTCTTCAATTGGTAATATTAGGGGAATATAACCTCTTATACGAAGTGTTTCACCTTGAAAAAACATTATCCACGGTAAATGGTGGAAATGAATCTATTCTTTATAATGTCGTTCGATCTGTACCATGCAATTGAAAAAGGTGGCACCGCCTCCTATGTCGGAGAGGGTATCGGAGGTCAGCACATTGATTGAACAACGCCCTTTTTCCTTATCGTCCCACCATAGCCCCTGGGTTACCAGTAATCCCTTTTTCACATCAT from Pseudalkalibacillus sp. SCS-8 includes the following:
- a CDS encoding arylamine N-acetyltransferase; translation: MITFQHLLTRETTDRYLEVLHIPKARADLAYLKTLIKAHLHTIPYENFSKYHFAEDHLERDSFLPDTDEFLWNFIEKGWGGTCYPLNIHFSRLLRSLGFECSLVRVHSGHIGIKVQYGGNDYYVDVGYGCPLFQPLPLADHDMIKFRKLGEEIYIRKISESTFEIDRHSDGKSFVQKEIDWSSRSEDEFSKEINISHQDRNENTVMRRLNATIFKPRYCYYVNNDTITRKNAYMKEVSRFSNRHDWARRIYHIFGIEEKIALKAAAYLEDRGIQLFKV
- a CDS encoding atypical membrane-integrating protein (Mistic protein), producing MKANKREYNDLSRSIDQISEGLDAVIELYNELEEDKPIIKLDDQVVSQLEEAKEKYGEDFIDRKLNTLIKEALSWLDAPSEEE